The following proteins come from a genomic window of Streptomyces sp. NBC_01716:
- the manD gene encoding D-mannonate dehydratase ManD — MKIQSVETVVTSPGRNFVTLRVTTSEGVVGLGDATLNGRELAVDAYLREHITPLLLGRDAGAIEDTWQYLYRGAYWRRGPVTMAAVAAVDMALWDIKAKTAGMPLYQLLGGRSRRGALAYGHAAGRDIPELLDSVRAVLAQGYRAVRIQTGVPGLDAVYGVDGGDAATGVGLRTGGGSGATGDHPLPFEEVWDTAAYLRHIPAVFEAVRHEFGPELPLLHDGHHRMTPIEAARLGKSLEPYGLFWLEDCTPAEDQAALRLVRQHTTTPLAIGEVFNHVNDYTTLLGERLIDYVRSAVTHAGGITALRKLLDLAAVHGAKSGIHGPADISPVGMAAAIHLDVAIHNFGIQEYTRHSAGTLEVFRPSYTFDGGLLNPSEAPGLGVELDLEAAARFPYSPAYLPVNRLLDGTVHDW; from the coding sequence ATGAAGATCCAGTCCGTCGAAACGGTCGTCACCAGCCCCGGCCGCAACTTCGTGACCCTGCGGGTGACCACGTCCGAGGGTGTCGTCGGGCTCGGCGACGCCACCCTCAACGGCCGCGAACTGGCCGTCGACGCCTATCTGCGCGAGCACATCACCCCCCTCCTGCTCGGCCGTGACGCGGGCGCGATCGAGGACACCTGGCAGTACCTGTACCGGGGCGCCTACTGGCGGCGCGGCCCGGTCACCATGGCCGCGGTCGCCGCCGTCGACATGGCCCTGTGGGACATCAAGGCCAAGACCGCGGGGATGCCGCTCTACCAACTGCTCGGCGGGCGGAGCCGACGCGGCGCGCTCGCGTACGGGCACGCGGCGGGCCGGGACATCCCGGAGCTGCTGGACTCCGTGCGCGCCGTTCTGGCACAGGGCTACCGGGCGGTCCGGATCCAGACCGGCGTACCGGGCCTGGACGCGGTGTACGGCGTGGACGGCGGCGACGCCGCGACCGGGGTCGGGCTGCGGACCGGCGGCGGGAGCGGGGCGACGGGCGACCACCCGCTGCCGTTCGAGGAGGTGTGGGACACGGCCGCCTACCTCCGCCACATCCCGGCGGTCTTCGAGGCGGTGCGCCACGAGTTCGGCCCCGAACTCCCCCTGCTCCACGACGGCCACCACCGGATGACCCCGATCGAGGCGGCGCGGCTCGGCAAGTCCCTTGAGCCGTACGGTCTGTTCTGGCTGGAGGACTGCACCCCGGCGGAGGACCAGGCGGCGCTGCGGCTCGTACGGCAGCACACCACGACCCCGCTCGCCATCGGCGAGGTCTTCAATCATGTGAACGACTACACGACGCTGCTCGGCGAGCGGCTGATCGATTACGTACGTTCCGCCGTCACCCACGCCGGAGGCATCACGGCCCTGCGCAAACTCCTCGATCTGGCGGCGGTGCACGGCGCCAAGTCCGGGATCCACGGTCCGGCCGACATCTCGCCGGTGGGGATGGCCGCCGCGATCCATCTCGACGTGGCGATCCACAACTTCGGTATCCAGGAGTACACCCGCCACTCGGCCGGCACACTGGAGGTCTTCCGGCCCTCGTACACCTTCGACGGCGGACTCCTGAATCCCTCGGAGGCTCCGGGCCTCGGGGTCGAGCTGGATCTGGAGGCCGCCGCCCGCTTCCCGTACTCCCCCGCGTATCTGCCGGTGAACCGGCTGCTGGACGGCACGGTGCACGACTGGTGA
- a CDS encoding alpha/beta fold hydrolase, with translation MPTFSAPDTTQLAYHVYGDGSPLVCLPGGPMQSCDYLGELGGLSAHRRLIMLDPRGTGGSAVPADPASYRCDRLVADVDALREHLGLDRMDLLGHSSGVNLAALYVGRHPDRVGRLALIAPSVWAVGIPIPGEVRRETVRPRHDEPWFPEAYAALEAITRGRATADTWQAITPFSYGRWDEEARAYESAGEAQRNDEAAGVFAGEGAFDPQSTREALGRFERPVLLLAGEVDPGAPPAVVTEFAGLFRHAELVVQPGAGHFPWRDDPERFVAATAAFLA, from the coding sequence ATGCCTACCTTCTCCGCACCTGACACCACACAGCTCGCCTACCACGTGTACGGCGATGGCTCTCCCCTGGTCTGCCTGCCCGGCGGGCCGATGCAGTCCTGCGATTACCTCGGCGAGTTGGGCGGCCTCTCGGCGCATCGGCGGCTGATCATGCTGGATCCCCGTGGCACGGGCGGGTCCGCCGTGCCCGCGGACCCGGCGTCCTACCGGTGCGACCGGCTGGTGGCCGACGTGGACGCGCTGCGCGAGCATCTCGGACTCGACCGGATGGATCTGCTCGGTCACTCCAGCGGCGTGAATCTGGCGGCGCTGTACGTGGGCCGACACCCGGATCGCGTCGGCAGGCTCGCGCTGATCGCCCCGAGTGTCTGGGCGGTCGGTATCCCGATCCCGGGCGAGGTGCGGCGCGAGACGGTACGGCCCCGCCACGACGAACCGTGGTTCCCCGAGGCGTACGCGGCGCTGGAGGCGATCACGCGGGGCCGTGCGACCGCCGACACCTGGCAGGCCATCACGCCCTTCTCCTACGGCCGTTGGGACGAGGAGGCGCGTGCCTACGAGAGCGCCGGGGAGGCTCAGCGCAACGACGAGGCAGCGGGCGTCTTCGCCGGAGAGGGCGCTTTCGACCCTCAGTCCACGCGCGAGGCACTCGGCCGGTTCGAGCGGCCGGTGCTGCTGCTCGCGGGCGAGGTCGATCCGGGAGCGCCGCCGGCCGTCGTGACCGAGTTCGCCGGGCTGTTCCGACACGCCGAACTCGTCGTGCAGCCCGGCGCGGGGCACTTCCCCTGGCGTGACGATCCCGAGCGGTTCGTGGCGGCGACGGCGGCGTTCCTG
- a CDS encoding LacI family DNA-binding transcriptional regulator, with protein MSSRKQQGQRPTLEAVAELAGVGRGTVSRVVNGSPGVSAKARAAVETAISQLNYIPNPAARSLVTSRTDCLALVIPESESRLAAEPYFSAVIRGVSTELADTEMQLLLILVRDRRELDRLTRFAAARRVDGVLLVSIHDDDPLPGLLEEMRMPTVLAGRRSPEESLSHVHSDNVGGAATAVRHLIDGGRTTIATITGPLDMDVGNSRLRGWREALAERGLPVDEHLVAVSDFTEEGGRTAMSDLLDRAPGIDAVFAASDVMAVGALTELRERGRRVPEDVAVIGFDDSVIARHTTPALTSVRQPIEAIGRSITRLLLEEIAEPTTAHQQLVLPTTLILRDSA; from the coding sequence ATGAGCAGCCGTAAACAGCAAGGTCAGCGGCCAACTCTTGAAGCCGTCGCCGAGCTTGCGGGGGTGGGCCGTGGGACCGTTTCCCGGGTCGTCAACGGTTCGCCCGGCGTCAGCGCGAAGGCCCGCGCCGCGGTCGAGACGGCCATCTCGCAGCTGAACTACATACCCAACCCGGCCGCGCGCAGCCTGGTCACCAGCCGGACGGACTGCCTCGCGCTGGTGATACCCGAGTCGGAGAGCCGGCTGGCGGCGGAGCCGTACTTCTCGGCGGTGATCCGCGGCGTGAGTACGGAACTGGCCGACACCGAGATGCAGTTGCTGCTCATCCTGGTCCGCGACCGGCGCGAACTCGACCGGCTCACTCGCTTCGCCGCGGCCCGCCGGGTGGACGGCGTGCTGCTGGTGTCGATCCACGACGACGACCCACTCCCGGGCCTGCTCGAAGAGATGCGGATGCCGACGGTCCTCGCGGGCCGGCGCTCGCCCGAGGAGTCCCTGAGCCATGTCCACTCCGACAACGTCGGCGGCGCCGCGACGGCCGTACGGCACCTGATCGACGGCGGGCGCACCACGATCGCGACGATCACCGGACCGCTCGACATGGACGTCGGCAACAGCAGGCTCCGGGGCTGGCGCGAGGCCCTGGCGGAGCGGGGTCTGCCGGTGGACGAACACCTCGTCGCGGTCTCGGACTTCACCGAGGAGGGCGGGCGTACGGCGATGAGCGACCTGCTCGACCGCGCCCCGGGTATCGACGCCGTCTTCGCGGCGTCGGACGTGATGGCGGTGGGCGCGCTGACCGAACTGCGTGAGCGGGGGCGGCGGGTGCCCGAGGACGTGGCGGTGATCGGCTTCGACGACTCGGTCATCGCCCGGCATACGACACCGGCGCTGACGAGTGTGCGGCAGCCCATCGAGGCGATCGGCCGTTCGATCACGAGGCTGCTCCTGGAGGAGATCGCGGAGCCCACCACAGCCCACCAACAGCTCGTGCTGCCAACGACGTTGATCCTGCGCGACTCCGCGTGA